A single genomic interval of Calypte anna isolate BGI_N300 chromosome 3, bCalAnn1_v1.p, whole genome shotgun sequence harbors:
- the MEP1A gene encoding meprin A subunit alpha isoform X2, protein MGSKIFSLCLTFLLCHVHGTPVSVTADAEVGEIVKDIPDINLAAGLDLFQGDILLPVNQRNALQNETYRWTFPIPYILGDDLDLNAKAVILQTFEMFRLKSCVDFKPYEGEKTYIIFRKKSGCWSMVGDLKTGQVLSIGERCDYKAIVEHEILHALGFYHEQSRTDRDDYVTIWWDQINTGQEHNFEKYDDSYITDLNTPYDYESVMHYAPFSFNKNESIPTITTKIPEFNDIIGQRLDLSAIDLERLNRMYNCTSTHTFLDHCSFELENICGMIQGTRDDLDWVHEKSNATGQQDHTLTGRCRDAGYFMYFSTSSGKADEVAVLESRILYPKRTQQCLQFFYKITGSPSDKLIIWLKEDDGTGNVRKMRKIQTFQADADHNWKIAHVTLNAQKKFRYIFQGLKGSPNSSSGGIAIDDITLTETPCPTAVWVIRNFSQILEKPSSDVIQSPRFYSPEGYGFGISLHPRSTISGYSRIAFHLCSGENDGVLEWPALNRQAVLTVLDQDPDVSKRMSSSKSFTTRKDHLSSGDNKTLIWDKPSLTGIFDASCNCYRSRSWGWTNFISHSQMRRRSFLKNDDLIIFADFNDIIHLNYTEVPVEPQSYSLLEELTLERQRREALDMEPIQEQLPHLADPCEPNPCQNDGVCVNVKGRPSCRCLSGQAFFFTGERCQSRQVHGDILGMTIGGIAGTIVLTIVLISIMARR, encoded by the exons ATGGGCTCCAAGATCTTCTCCCTCTGCCTAACATTTCTACTCTGTCATGTACATGGTACTCCAGTCTCTGTAA cagctgatgctgaaGTTGGTGAGATAGTCAAAGACATTCCAGATATAAACTTAG ctgctggaCTGGATCTCTTCCAGGGTGATATCTTGCTCCCTGTAA ATCAGCGAAATGCCCTACAAAATGAGACCTACAGATGGACATTCCCTATTCCATACATTCTGGGTGATGACCTAG ATCTGAATGCCAAAGCTGTCATTCTTCAGACATTTGAAATGTTCCGTCTTAAGTCTTGTGTTGACTTCAAGCCCTATGAAGGAGAGAAAACTTACAtaatctttagaaaaaaatctgg ttgctggtCCATGGTGGGTGACCTAAAGACTGGACAGGTCCTCTCTATTGGGGAGAGGTGTGACTACAAAGCAATTGTGGAACACGAGATCCTTCATGCTTTGGGATTTTACCACGAGCAGTCAAGGACGGACAGGGATGACTATGTGACCATCTGGTGGGATCAAATTAATACAG GCCAAGAACACAATTTTGAGAAGTATGATGACAGCTACATCACTGATTTGAACACCCCCTATGACTACGAATCAGTGATGCACTATGCACCGTTTTCATTcaacaaaaatgaaagcatcCCCACAATCACAACAAAGATACCAGAATTTAATGACATCATTGGACAACGTCTGGACCTCAGTGCCATTGATCTGGAAAGACTGAATCGCATGTACAACTGCA cttcaacTCATACTTTTTTGGACCATTGTTCTTTTGAGCTTGAAAATATCTGTGGCATGATCCAGGGCACCAGAGATGATCTAGACTGGGTCCATGAAAAGAGCAATGCTACAGGGCAACAAGACCACACACTTACTGGACGCTGTAGAG ATGCTGGCTATTTCATGTACTTCAGCACCAGCTCTGGCAAGGCAGATGAGGTGGCAGTTTTAGAGTCTCGAATCCTTTACCCAAAGAGAACTCAGCAGTGCCTCCAGTTCTTCTATAAGATTACAGGAAGCCCTTCAGACAAGCTGATCATCTGGCTGAAAGAGGATGATGGCACTGGGAATGTTCGCAAGATGAGGAAAATTCAAACCTTTCAAG CGGATGCTGACCACAACTGGAAAATTGCCCACGTAACTCTGAACGCCCAGAAGAAGTTTCGTTACATCTTCCAAGGACTAAAAGGCAGCCCCAACTCTTCATCTGGTGGGATTGCAATCGATGACATCACACTAACAGAGACCCCCTGTCCCACAGCAGTGTGGGTCATTCGGAATTTCAGCCAAATCCTTGAGAAACCATCGAGTGATGTTATCCAAAGCCCTCGGTTTTATAGCCCAGAGGGTTATGGTTTTGGCATAAGTTTGCATCCCAGATCTACCATAAGTGGCTACAGTCGGATTGCCTTTCACTTGTGCAGTGGAGAGAATGATGGTGTCCTGGAGTGGCCAGCACTGAACCGCCAAGCTGTGCTCACAGTGCTGGACCAGGACCCTGATGTCTCAAAAAGGATGTCCTCAAGCAAAAGCTTCACCACACGCAAAGACCATTTAAGCTCAG GGGATAACAAAACCTTGATATGGGATAAACCATCACTTACTGGAATATTTGATGCCTCATGCAATTGCTATAGAAGTAGATCATGGGGGTGGACTAACTTCATATCCCACAGCCAGATGAGAAGGAGAAGCTTCCTGAAAAATGATGACCTGattatttttgcagattttaatG atataatTCACCTCAACTACACTGAAGTACCTGTTGAACCTCAATCATATTCCCTCCTGGAAGAACTCACTCttgaaaggcagaggagagaagcCCTGGATATGGAGCCCATTCAAGAACAGCTGCCTCATCTTGCAGACCCATGTGAGCCAAACCCTTGTCAGAATGATGGAGTCTGTGTCAATGTGAAAGGGAGACCAAGCTGCAG GTGCCTATCAGGACAAGCTTTCTTCTTTACTGGTGAGAGGTGTCAATCAAGACAGGTCCATGGGGACATCCTGGGAATGACAATTGGTGGAATTGCTGGAACCATTGTTTTAACCATAGTCCTCATTTCCATTATGGCTAGAAGATAA
- the MEP1A gene encoding meprin A subunit alpha isoform X1 — MGSKIFSLCLTFLLCHVHGTPVSDRLLSNKAAADAEVGEIVKDIPDINLAAGLDLFQGDILLPQDQRNALQNETYRWTFPIPYILGDDLDLNAKAVILQTFEMFRLKSCVDFKPYEGEKTYIIFRKKSGCWSMVGDLKTGQVLSIGERCDYKAIVEHEILHALGFYHEQSRTDRDDYVTIWWDQINTGQEHNFEKYDDSYITDLNTPYDYESVMHYAPFSFNKNESIPTITTKIPEFNDIIGQRLDLSAIDLERLNRMYNCTSTHTFLDHCSFELENICGMIQGTRDDLDWVHEKSNATGQQDHTLTGRCRDAGYFMYFSTSSGKADEVAVLESRILYPKRTQQCLQFFYKITGSPSDKLIIWLKEDDGTGNVRKMRKIQTFQADADHNWKIAHVTLNAQKKFRYIFQGLKGSPNSSSGGIAIDDITLTETPCPTAVWVIRNFSQILEKPSSDVIQSPRFYSPEGYGFGISLHPRSTISGYSRIAFHLCSGENDGVLEWPALNRQAVLTVLDQDPDVSKRMSSSKSFTTRKDHLSSGDNKTLIWDKPSLTGIFDASCNCYRSRSWGWTNFISHSQMRRRSFLKNDDLIIFADFNDIIHLNYTEVPVEPQSYSLLEELTLERQRREALDMEPIQEQLPHLADPCEPNPCQNDGVCVNVKGRPSCRCLSGQAFFFTGERCQSRQVHGDILGMTIGGIAGTIVLTIVLISIMARR; from the exons ATGGGCTCCAAGATCTTCTCCCTCTGCCTAACATTTCTACTCTGTCATGTACATGGTACTCCAGTCTCT gACAGGCTTCTCTCCAATAAAGCTG cagctgatgctgaaGTTGGTGAGATAGTCAAAGACATTCCAGATATAAACTTAG ctgctggaCTGGATCTCTTCCAGGGTGATATCTTGCTCCCT CAAGATCAGCGAAATGCCCTACAAAATGAGACCTACAGATGGACATTCCCTATTCCATACATTCTGGGTGATGACCTAG ATCTGAATGCCAAAGCTGTCATTCTTCAGACATTTGAAATGTTCCGTCTTAAGTCTTGTGTTGACTTCAAGCCCTATGAAGGAGAGAAAACTTACAtaatctttagaaaaaaatctgg ttgctggtCCATGGTGGGTGACCTAAAGACTGGACAGGTCCTCTCTATTGGGGAGAGGTGTGACTACAAAGCAATTGTGGAACACGAGATCCTTCATGCTTTGGGATTTTACCACGAGCAGTCAAGGACGGACAGGGATGACTATGTGACCATCTGGTGGGATCAAATTAATACAG GCCAAGAACACAATTTTGAGAAGTATGATGACAGCTACATCACTGATTTGAACACCCCCTATGACTACGAATCAGTGATGCACTATGCACCGTTTTCATTcaacaaaaatgaaagcatcCCCACAATCACAACAAAGATACCAGAATTTAATGACATCATTGGACAACGTCTGGACCTCAGTGCCATTGATCTGGAAAGACTGAATCGCATGTACAACTGCA cttcaacTCATACTTTTTTGGACCATTGTTCTTTTGAGCTTGAAAATATCTGTGGCATGATCCAGGGCACCAGAGATGATCTAGACTGGGTCCATGAAAAGAGCAATGCTACAGGGCAACAAGACCACACACTTACTGGACGCTGTAGAG ATGCTGGCTATTTCATGTACTTCAGCACCAGCTCTGGCAAGGCAGATGAGGTGGCAGTTTTAGAGTCTCGAATCCTTTACCCAAAGAGAACTCAGCAGTGCCTCCAGTTCTTCTATAAGATTACAGGAAGCCCTTCAGACAAGCTGATCATCTGGCTGAAAGAGGATGATGGCACTGGGAATGTTCGCAAGATGAGGAAAATTCAAACCTTTCAAG CGGATGCTGACCACAACTGGAAAATTGCCCACGTAACTCTGAACGCCCAGAAGAAGTTTCGTTACATCTTCCAAGGACTAAAAGGCAGCCCCAACTCTTCATCTGGTGGGATTGCAATCGATGACATCACACTAACAGAGACCCCCTGTCCCACAGCAGTGTGGGTCATTCGGAATTTCAGCCAAATCCTTGAGAAACCATCGAGTGATGTTATCCAAAGCCCTCGGTTTTATAGCCCAGAGGGTTATGGTTTTGGCATAAGTTTGCATCCCAGATCTACCATAAGTGGCTACAGTCGGATTGCCTTTCACTTGTGCAGTGGAGAGAATGATGGTGTCCTGGAGTGGCCAGCACTGAACCGCCAAGCTGTGCTCACAGTGCTGGACCAGGACCCTGATGTCTCAAAAAGGATGTCCTCAAGCAAAAGCTTCACCACACGCAAAGACCATTTAAGCTCAG GGGATAACAAAACCTTGATATGGGATAAACCATCACTTACTGGAATATTTGATGCCTCATGCAATTGCTATAGAAGTAGATCATGGGGGTGGACTAACTTCATATCCCACAGCCAGATGAGAAGGAGAAGCTTCCTGAAAAATGATGACCTGattatttttgcagattttaatG atataatTCACCTCAACTACACTGAAGTACCTGTTGAACCTCAATCATATTCCCTCCTGGAAGAACTCACTCttgaaaggcagaggagagaagcCCTGGATATGGAGCCCATTCAAGAACAGCTGCCTCATCTTGCAGACCCATGTGAGCCAAACCCTTGTCAGAATGATGGAGTCTGTGTCAATGTGAAAGGGAGACCAAGCTGCAG GTGCCTATCAGGACAAGCTTTCTTCTTTACTGGTGAGAGGTGTCAATCAAGACAGGTCCATGGGGACATCCTGGGAATGACAATTGGTGGAATTGCTGGAACCATTGTTTTAACCATAGTCCTCATTTCCATTATGGCTAGAAGATAA
- the LOC103525760 gene encoding taste receptor type 2 member 13 → MEACTSQGKFNVTTYNAVAMAIITLQTFAGMWINAFIVSVLCVSWVKKRSFNTNEKILLLLGCSRFWYSCITWVFTFLENIYPLCLYVSPTLQTLFGIQSLFNFSNLWVSAFLFVFYCIKIANFRNTFFIYLKVRIDKIVPWLMLASVLLSLSYGIYVFEVMDEVVCEKINCTTPGNFRKQRMGINEYIFTLFFLSGFSYAIAFIAVICSALLLLFSLWKHKCKMQTKSAKNVSVDAHIKAVKSIISFLLIYSINFVCLILSLVYRVKEGSGVPYFISLLQHAFPSVHSIILVFSNPKLEKILLRTLSCAKCKICKN, encoded by the coding sequence ATGGAAGCTTGCACCTCTCAAGGGAAATTTAATGTCACCACGTACAATGCCGTGGCAATGGCCATCATCACCCTCCAGACATTTGCTGGCATGTGGATAAATGCTTTCattgtttctgtgctttgtgtttcctgggtgaaaaagagaagctttAACACCAATGAGAAGATCTTGCTCCTTCTGGGATGCTCCCGGTTTTGGTATTCATGCATCACCTGGGTATTtacttttcttgaaaatatttaccCCTTGTGCTTATATGTTTctcccacactccagacacttttTGGAATTCAGAGCCTCTTCAACTTTTCCAACTTATGGgtctcagcctttctttttgtgttttactgCATCAAAATTGCAAATTTCCGGAACACCTTCTTCATCTACCTGAAAGTGAGAATTGACAAGATCGTGCCATGGCTGATGTTGGCTTCAGTCCTTTTGTCCCTGAGCTATGGCATCTATGTCTTTGAGGTGATGGATGAAGTCGTCTGTGAGAAAATCAACTGCACCACACCGGGAAATTTCAGGAAGCAGAGGATGGGAAttaatgaatatattttcacccttttttttctcagtggctTCTCATATGCGATTGCATTCATAGCAGTAATTTGTTctgcccttctcctccttttctctctctggaaacacaaatgcaaaatgcagaCAAAGTCAGCGAAGAACGTCAGTGTGGATGCCCATATCAAAGCCGTGAAGTCAATTATCTCCTTTTTGTTAATTTACAGTATCAACTTTGTATGTTTAATCCTGTCACTGGTTTACAGGGTCAAGGAAGGATCTGGTGTGCCATATTTCATTTCACTACTTCAGCATGCTTTTCCATCTGTTCATTCCATTATCCTAGTTTTCAGCAATCCCAAACTGGAAAAGATATTGCTAAGGACCCTGTCCTGTGCAAAGTGCAAGATCTGCAAGAATTAG